The following coding sequences are from one Pocillopora verrucosa isolate sample1 chromosome 5, ASM3666991v2, whole genome shotgun sequence window:
- the LOC131799372 gene encoding uncharacterized protein: MATTKEYTNEELNYYRICYLTTDIITEGLRTIFKQEWNSRHKATLGEWKDEPKNGQDFKNSESLRKQREKAHLLATMVNGNRAEWDCTMLFYAILFSDCIGNGLNPTIKSKVDDLRKFRNEDFAHMPHSHLTDAEFQNAINKVEVAFQALGLSTHQIQVVYHQTSFPTEELSNVLKKVEVLEAQLNKEILSFCVLPSKPSHEVADREFEVAEITKQLEELKEANENRLSYLYISGNPGSGKSQLAGLVGKRYFDVVNSIPNSTVFVMTVNAESPSTLLELYISLARKLKCPEYATTNTLNSSDLNSDEKIAHMKSLIGTKIQLYTSWLLVVDNVRSISKIHAYLPESGDEQWARGQLLITTQDTMSVPLMNSFTSHLSFSKGMEPHDAMSLLEKLSGISDYDTKKLAQVLDYQPLALAIAATYVREAQQNRANFGWSDYLKRLEEGQRGATANIFIETNQTYPKSMTEVLEIAVQEAMESTNVVLKHTVTLLSLCAAQPLNLEIAVNYICNIEIDLQDEENIRMQIRRCPLLLLDEEESGVYIRVHQVTHDAICRLIKAKSEEGELLALNATFEAMSQFLRDKNKLIGREKFYSCEKGKQTVLHVRTLMRKIGRSKYLKENISEVAGNDIYKTFCDLHIKAVALFLHVEADLAIEHYHHRLSGSCTVV, from the coding sequence ATGGCCACTACAAAAGAGTACACCAACGAAGAACTGAATTATTACCGGATTTGCTATCTCACCACTGATATAATTACAGAGGGTCTGCGAACAATCTTCAAACAGGAATGGAATAGTCGTCACAAGGCAACATTAGGTGAATGGAAAGATGAGCCAAAAAATGGTCAGGACTTCAAGAACAGTGAATCTCTGCGCAAGCAAAGGGAAAAAGCCCATCTTCTGGCCACCATGGTCAATGGAAACAGAGCTGAATGGGATTGTACCATGCTTTTTTACGCCATTCTTTTCTCCGATTGTATTGGGAATGGTCTCAATCCAACTATAAAATCAAAAGTGGATGATCTCAGAAAGTTCCGTAATGAAGATTTTGCACACATGCCACACAGCCACCTCACAGATGCAGAGTTTCAAAATGCTATCAATAAAGTTGAAGTAGCCTTCCAAGCTCTTGGCCTCTCCACACACCAAATTCAAGTGGTTTACCATCAGACAAGTTTCCCCACCGAGGAACTGAGTAATGTGTTAAAAAAGGTTGAGGTACTTGAAGCTCagttaaacaaagaaattttgtcCTTCTGTGTCCTTCCATCTAAACCTTCACACGAAGTTGCAGATCGTGAATTTGAGGTGGCTGAAATTACAAAACAGTTGGAAGAGCTCAAAGAGGCCAATGAGAACAGATTGAGTTACTTGTATATCTCTGGCAACCCAGGAAGTGGCAAATCTCAGTTAGCTGGTCTCGTGGGGAAGAGATACTTTGATGTAGTCaattcaattccaaattctaCAGTTTTTGTGATGACAGTAAATGCTGAAAGCCCAAGCACTCTTCTAGAATTGTATATCTCCTTGGCGCGAAAGCTTAAGTGCCCAGAATATGCCACTACTAACACACTTAACTCTTCAGATTTAAACTCAGACGAGAAGATTGCTCATATGAAGTCCTTAATCGGCACAAAAATCCAGCTTTACACCTCTTGGCTTCTAGTTGTTGACAATGTCAGAAGCATTTCTAAGATTCATGCATATTTGCCAGAGTCTGGAGATGAACAGTGGGCGAGGGGTCAGTTGTTGATCACAACACAAGACACCATGTCTGTTCCGCTAATGAACTCTTTCACTAGTCATTTATCTTTTAGCAAAGGTATGGAGCCCCATGATGCCATGTCCTTACTAGAAAAGCTTTCTGGTATCTCAGATTATGACACAAAGAAGCTTGCACAAGTATTAGACTACCAGCCGCTTGCCTTAGCAATTGCCGCAACCTATGTCAGAGAGGCTCAGCAGAATAGAGCGAATTTTGGATGGAGTGATTACCTAAAAAGACTTGAGGAAGGCCAAAGAGGGGCGACTgcaaacattttcattgaaacTAACCAAACTTACCCAAAATCAATGACTGAGGTATTAGAGATAGCTGTTCAAGAGGCAATGGAATCCACCAATGTAGTACTCAAGCACACTGTTACTTTGTTGTCCTTGTGCGCAGCACAGCCATTAAATCTTGAGATAGCAGTAAATTACATTTGCAACATAGAGATAGATTTGcaagatgaagaaaacattaGGATGCAGATTCGAAGATGCCCTCTGTTGCTATTGGATGAAGAGGAGAGTGGTGTCTACATTAGAGTACATCAGGTTACACACGATGCTATCTGCAGGTTGATAAAAGCAAAGTCTGAAGAGGGTGAATTATTAGCCTTAAATGCGACATTTGAGGCCATGTCCCAGTTTCTGAGGGATAAGAATAAGTTAATTGGCagggaaaaattttattcatgtgAGAAAGGCAAACAAACTGTTCTTCATGTTAGAACATTGATGAGAAAAATTGGAAGATCTaaatatttaaaggaaaacatttctgAGGTTGCAGGAAATGATATCTATAAGACATTTTGTGATTTACACATTAAGGCAGTTGCCTTATTTCTTCATGTGGAGGCTGACCTAGCTATAGaacattatcatcatcgttTATCAGGATCATGTACAGTAGTCTGA
- the LOC131799373 gene encoding elongator complex protein 6 — MFGELNSLTDFSEKSPPKRKFLLITDCQNDGSFLIHHFLSLYIKGGFKVLFIALVQSFSHYSNVAQKLGINLSSICESGQVTYVDGLSCISEALADESQQDALKNSYSSSVGNENADHSNPFKNVRAPTFTLQPLYNRIKSSLGTETKPCLLLIDDLTALLSVGVPLQQVTNFIHYCVTLMCHSPTVSDGCLVTLVHNDNDVDDEESKLLWKQLCYLTDIEFQVKGLSSGYCKDVHGQLTINIRDQRNIRQSSKVVQYTTHDKNVTCFAPGMSKAVL, encoded by the exons ATGTTTGGAGAATTAAATTCTTTGACAGATTTCAGTGAGAAGTCTCCACCAAAG AGAAAGTTTTTGCTGATAACAGATTGCCAAAATGATGGAAGCTTTCTCATTCATCACTTCTTATCCTTGTACATTAAAG gaggtTTCAAAGTACTTTTCATTGCCTTGGTCCAGTCTTTTTCTCATTACAGTAATGTTGCACAGAAATTG GGTATAAACCTCAGCAGTATCTGTGAGAGTGGCCAGGTGACATATGTCGATGGCTTAAGTTGTATATCTGAAGCTTTAGCTGATGAAAGTCAACAAGATGCCCTCAAAAACTCATATAGTAGCTCAGTAGGAAATGAAAATGCAGATCACAGCAACCCTTTTAAAAATGTCAG AGCCCCAACATTTACTCTTCAACCATTATACAACAGAATCAAGTCATCTTTGGGTACTGAAACAAAACCCTGTTTGCTGCTGATTGATGATCTAACCGCTCTACTCTCCGTTGGAGTTCCTCTACAGCAAGTTACCAATTTCATACACTACTGTGTTACTCTGATGTGTCACTCTCCAACTGTG TCAGATGGTTGCCTGGTGACACTTGTACATAATGAcaatgatgttgatgatgaaGAATCCAAGTTGCTATGGAAACAGCTATGCTATCTTACCGATATAGAGTTTCAAGTCAAAGGGCTTAGCAGTGGTTATTGTAAAGATGTACATGGACAG ttgaccATAAATATCAGAGACCAGAGGAACATTAGACAAAGTTCTAAAGTTGTTCAGTACACGACACACGACAAAAATGTCACTTGCTTCGCTCCTGGAATGTCCAAGGCTGTTCTTTAG
- the LOC136280916 gene encoding uncharacterized protein, with product MATAEYSNEQLNYFKLCHIITDEVAGSLRLFFKKRWNRLYKRKFGEWKDLQKNGRDFRKREHPNNRKRHAKELEIIVNGNTAEWDCTKLFYAIRYSDCIGWSLKPDRVEALEKLRKARNNFYAHIPLGKIEGTKFKDIIEQIKDALQAIGLSRKRIQMVCNQESFPTEELNNVLKKVEVLEAQLRKEISSFCVLPPKPSHEVADRDREVAEIAKQMKELKKANENRLSYLYISGNPGSGKSQLAGLVAKRYSDVVNAIPNYTLFVMTVNAESPSTLLESYVSLARKLKCPEYAITNTLKSPHLKSEEKIAHMKSLIGTKVELYTTWLLVVDNVKSISKIHAYLPESGNEQWARGQLLITTQDSASVPPMSPCVNHVSVSKGMEPHDAVHLLEKVSGISGCETEEVARKLDYQPLALARAAAYVREVRDIKGGANSGWSDYFEKLKERRIVASNTFIIDPVYPKSMGEVTRLAVKEAIESTNVIIKNVFTLLFFCAPQPLSLEIVTNYIRNVAEEMGDKNAIRLQIQRCSLLLFHQEKNALFIRTHQVVHDAIRAVLKDYLKYDKLGAMKAAFMSFYQFVEDTQRDHLSFLDTFAKHSQCIPHIESLTTQIKDIFSVEETRNRVKIMFESDARCLETLGTICEEHFADQAAEDCFDIFLKIRPENLSPDDLDVGLAYSSLGGAQMNLQKYEKAKESLDSALKIFKKLGPGDVIVGVTYSSLGDAHQILCDSIPAKQCYRRAISIFEKELTPDDYIVGETYSNLGNVLKDLGEAKEAKENYDRALPILLKKLRPGHAEVGMTYKNLGDVNYDLALPILQKEPGPESYVVGITLMELGKVPSELNQAKESYELALPIILREFGPEDCWIKMIKDRLVKIKQLQENVLRSSGSFGKRPNCSGHLGLVPAKRSKKK from the coding sequence ATGGCCACAGCAGAGTACTCTAACGAACAACTCAACTACTTTAAGCTTTGCCATATCATCACTGATGAAGTTGCCGGGAGTCTGCGACTATTCTTCAAAAAGAGGTGGAATCGactttacaaaagaaaatttggagaaTGGAAGGACTTGCAAAAAAATGGACGGGACTTTCGGAAACGTGAACATCCAAACAACCGTAAGAGACATGCAAAAGAACTGGAAATCATAGTTAACGGAAATACAGCTGAGTGGGATTGCACCAAGTTGTTCTATGCTATCCGTTATTCTGATTGTATCGGTTGGTCCCTCAAGCCCGATCGTGTAGAAGCACTGGAGAAACTAAGAAAGGCTCGTAATAACTTTTATGCGCACATTCCACTCGGCAAGATCGAAGGCACAAAGTTTAAAGATATCATTGAACAAATTAAAGATGCCCTCCAAGCTATTGGTCTCTCCAGGAAGCGAATTCAAATGGTTTGTAATCAGGAGAGTTTCCCCACCGAGGAACTGAACAATGTGTTAAAAAAGGTTGAGGTACTCGAAGCTCAGCTTCGCAAAGAAATTTCGTCCTTTTGCGTCCTTCCGCCTAAACCTTCACACGAAGTTGCAGATCGTGATCGCGAGGTGGCTGAAATTGCAAAACAGATGAAAGAGCTCAAAAAGGCCAACGAGAACAGATTGAGCTACTTGTACATTTCTGGAAACCCTGGAAGTGGCAAATCTCAGTTAGCTGGTCTCGTTGCCAAGAGATACTCTGATGTAGTCAATGCAATTCCAAATTATACACTTTTTGTGATGACCGTAAATGCTGAGAGCCCAAGCACGCTTCTAGAGTCGTATGTCTCCCTGGCCCGGAAGCTTAAGTGCCCAGAATATGCCATTACTAACACACTTAAATCTCCACATTTGAAATCAGAAGAGAAGATTGCTCATATGAAGTCCTTAATCGGCACAAAAGTCGAGCTTTACACCACCTGGCTTCTAGTTGTTGACAACGTCAAAAGCATCTCTAAGATTCATGCTTATTTGCCTGAGTCTGGAAATGAACAGTGGGCAAGAGGTCAATTGCTGATCACAACACAAGACTCCGCGTCTGTTCCGCCAATGAGCCCTTGTGTCAATCATGTCTCAGTCAGCAAAGGTATGGAGCCCCATGATGCAGTACACCTACTAGAAAAGGTTTCTGGCATCTCAGGTTGTGAGACGGAGGAGGTTGCACGAAAATTGGACTATCAGCCCCTTGCCTTAGCAAGAGCTGCCGCTTACGTCAGGGAAGTTCGTGACATCAAAGGTGGAGCAAATTCAGGCTGGAGTGATTACTTTGAGAAACTCAAGGAAAGAAGAATAGTTGCTTCTAACACATTTATCATTGACCCAGTTTATCCAAAATCAATGGGTGAGGTAACGAGACTAGCTGTTAAAGAGGCAATTGAATCTACCAATGTTATAATCAAGAACGTTTTTACTCTGCTTTTCTTTTGTGCACCGCAACCGTTAAGTTTGGAGATAGTAACCAATTATATTCGGAACGTAGCGGAGGAAATGGGCGATAAAAATGCTATCAGACTGCAGATTCAAAGATGCTCTCTGCTCCTTTTTCACCAAGAGAAGAATGCTCTCTTTATAAGAACCCATCAGGTTGTACACGATGCCATCCGCGCTGTGCTTAAAGATTATCTCAAGTATGATAAGTTAGGAGCCATGAAAGCAGCATTCATGTCATTTTACCAGTTCGTTGAGGATACTCAACGAGATCATCTTTCCTTCTTAGATACTTTCGCGAAGCACTCTCAATGCATTCCTCATATAGAATCATTGACGACAcaaattaaagatattttttctgtGGAAGAAACGCGAAATCGTGTAAAGATTATGTTTGAATCTGACGCACGTTGCCTGGAAACACTCGGGACGATTTGTGAAGAACATTTTGCAGACCAAGCGGCAGAAGattgctttgatattttccttaaaatccGGCCTGAAAACCTCAGCCCTGATGATCTTGACGTCGGACTGGCCTACAGTTCCTTGGGTGGTGCGCAGATGAACCTGCAAAAATACGAAAAGGCAAAAGAGAGTCTTGATAGTgcacttaaaatttttaagaagctCGGACCTGGGGATGTCATAGTTGGAGTGACGTACAGTAGTCTAGGAGATGCGCATCAAATCCTATGCGATTCCATTCCGGCAAAGCAGTGTTATCGTCGCGCAATTTCCATTTTCGAGAAAGAGCTAACACCTGACGATTATATCGTCGGCGAAACTTATAGTAACCTGGGAAATGTATTGAAAGACCTCGGTGAGGCAAAAGAGGCAAAAGAGAATTATGATCGTGCACTTCCCATTCTTTTGAAAAAGCTCAGACCTGGACATGCCGAAGTTGGAATGACGTACAAGAACCTAGGAGATGTGAATTATGATCTCGCACTTCCCATTCTCCAGAAAGAGCCTGGACCTGAGAGTTATGTCGTGGGAATAACACTCATGGAGCTGGGAAAAGTGCCAAGTGAGCTAAACCAGGCAAAAGAGAGTTATGAACTCGCACTTCCCATTATTCTGAGAGAGTTTGGACCAGAAGATTGTTGGATAAAAATGATCAAGGACCGCTTGGTAAAGATAAAgcaattgcaggaaaatgtcCTGCGATCTTCGGGTAGTTTTGGAAAACGACCCAACTGTTCAGGACATCTTGGATTAGTCCCTGCAAAACGATCGAAAAAGAAGTAA
- the LOC136280927 gene encoding elongator complex protein 6-like gives MFGELNSLTDFSEKSPPKRKFLLITDCQNDGSFLIHHFLSLYIKGGFKVLFIALVQSFSHYSNVAQKLGINLSSICESGQVTYVDGLSCISEALADESQQDAFKNSHSSTVGNENADHSNPFKNVRAPTFTLQPLYNRIKSSLGTETKPCLLLIDDLTALLSVGVPLQQVTNFIHYCVTLMCHSPTVSDGCLVTLVHNDNDVDDEEFKLLWKQLCYLTNVEFQVKGLSSGYCKDVHGQLTINIRDQRNIKEGSKVVQYTTHDKNVTCFAPGMSKAVL, from the exons ATGTTTGGAGAATTAAATTCTTTGACAGATTTCAGTGAGAAGTCTCCACCAAAG AGAAAGTTTTTGCTGATAACAGATTGCCAAAATGATGGAAGCTTTCTCATTCATCACTTCTTATCCTTGTACATTAAAG gaggTTTCAAAGTACTTTTCATTGCCTTGGTCCAGTCTTTTTCTCATTACAGTAATGTCGCACAGAAATTG GGTATAAACCTCAGCAGTATCTGTGAGAGTGGCCAGGTGACATATGTCGATGGCTTAAGTTGTATATCTGAAGCTTTAGCTGATGAAAGTCAACAAGATGCCTTCAAAAACTCACATAGTAGCACAGTAGGAAATGAAAATGCAGATCACAGCAACCCTTTTAAAAATGTCAG AGCCCCAACATTTACTCTTCAACCATTATACAACAGAATTAAGTCATCTTTGGGTACTGAAACAAAGCCCTGTTTGCTGCTGATTGATGATCTAACCGCTCTACTCTCCGTTGGAGTTCCTCTACAGCAAGTTACCAATTTCATACACTACTGTGTTACTCTGATGTGTCACTCTCCAACTGTG TCAGATGGTTGCCTGGTGACACTTGTACATAATGAcaatgatgttgatgatgaaGAATTCAAGTTGCTATGGAAACAGCTATGCTATCTTACCAATGTAGAGTTTCAAGTCAAAGGGCTTAGCAGTGGTTATTGTAAAGATGTACATGGACAG ctaacCATAAATATCAGAGACCAGAGGAACATTAAAGAAGGCTCCAAAGTTGTTCAGTACACGACTCACGACAAAAATGTCACTTGCTTCGCTCCTGGAATGTCCAAGGCTGTTCTTTAG
- the LOC136280919 gene encoding uncharacterized protein, which produces MVCNQESFPTKELNNVLKKVEVLEAQLRKEILSFCVLPPKPSHEVADRDCEVAEIAKQLKELKKANENRLSYLYISGNPGSGKSQLAGLVAKRFFDEGTQIPFPTSFVMRINCESLSSLLESYSSFARKLKCPACSVNEILNSSEFNSGEKIAHLKTLISEKVELYTTWLLVVDNVKSISKIHAYLPESGNEQWARGQLLITTQDSASVPPMSPCVNHVSVSKGMEPHDAVYLLEKVSGVSGLETEEVARRLDYQPLSLVEAAAYVRELEVRVGWGDYFEKLEEGRIVATDTSGVDPVYPKSMSEVTRLAVKEAMESTNVIIKNVFTLLFFCAPQPLSLEIVTNYIRNRAVEMNDEDAIRREIQKCSLLLFHQEENACFIRTHQVTHDAIRAVLKDYLKADKSVAMKAALELLYQFTGDIRSHDHLSSSDTFAKYFESIPHIESLITQIKDIFSVEETPNALEIANYLETLGANCEEHFAYQAAKDCFEIVLKIRRKNLRRDDLDVGRTYHFLGNAQIGLQEHEEAKENLDSALRILLKKLRPGDFEVGVAYSDLGDVHQHLFDFDQAKKYYKRALRIFQEEQKSGYVIGEAYMNLGDVSKKLCKLDKAKKYYDLALPILLKNPRDGYTDIAQTYHNLGEVHKDLGEVHRSLDKLDEAKNCYDRALHILRKESGTKHCLFKMIWKSLVEIEQLQKNYSRSSGGFGKRPTDSGHPGSVPAKRSKKM; this is translated from the coding sequence ATGGTTTGTAATCAGGAGAGTTTCCCCACCAAGGAACTGAACAATGTGTTAAAAAAGGTTGAGGTACTCGAAGCTCAGCTTCGCAAAGAAATTTTGTCCTTTTGCGTCCTTCCGCCTAAACCTTCACACGAAGTTGCAGATCGTGATTGCGAGGTGGCTGAAATTGCAAAACAGTTGAAAGAGCTCAAAAAGGCCAACGAGAACAGATTGAGCTACTTGTACATTTCTGGAAACCCTGGAAGTGGCAAATCTCAGCTGGCTGGTCTCGTGGCGAAGAGATTTTTCGATGAAGGTACTCAAATTCCATTTCCTACTTCCTTTGTGATGAGGATAAATTGTGAAAGCCTAAGTTCTCTTCTTGAATCGTATAGCTCCTTTGCCCGGAAGCTTAAGTGCCCAGCATGTTCCGTTAACGAAATACTTAACTCTTCGGAATTTAACTCAGGAGAGAAGATTGCTCATTTGAAGACTTTAATCAGCGAAAAAGTCGAGCTTTACACCACCTGGCTTCTAGTTGTTGACAACGTCAAAAGCATCTCTAAGATTCATGCTTATTTGCCTGAGTCTGGAAATGAACAGTGGGCGAGAGGTCAATTGCTGATCACAACACAAGACTCCGCGTCTGTTCCGCCAATGAGCCCTTGTGTCAATCATGTCTCAGTCAGCAAGGGTATGGAGCCCCATGATGCAGTCTACCTACTAGAAAAGGTTTCTGGCGTCTCAGGTCTTGAGACGGAGGAGGTTGCACGAAGATTAGACTATCAGCCCCTTTCCTTAGTAGAAGCTGCCGCTTACGTCAGGGAATTAGAGGTTCGTGTTGGCTGGGGTGATTACTTTGAGAAACTCGAGGAAGGAAGAATAGTTGCTACTGACACAAGTGGCGTCGACCCAGTTTATCCAAAATCAATGAGTGAGGTAACGAGACTGGCTGTTAAAGAGGCAATGGAATCCACCAATGTTATAATCAAGAACgtttttactttgcttttcttttgtgCACCACAACCGTTAAGTTTGGAAATAGTAACCAATTATATTCGCAACAGAGCGGTGGAAATGAATGATGAGGATGCTATCAGACGGGAAATTCAAAAATGCTCTCTGCTCCTTTTTCACCAAGAGGAGAATGCTTGCTTTATAAGAACCCATCAGGTTACACACGATGCCATCCGCGCTGTGCTTAAAGATTATCTCAAGGCTGATAAGTCAGTAGCCATGAAAGCAGCGTTAGAGTTATTGTACCAGTTCACTGGAGATATTCGATCACACGATCATCTTTCCTCCTCAGACACTTTCGCGAAGTACTTTGAAAGCATTCCCCATATAGAATCAttgattacacaaattaaagatatattttcCGTGGAAGAAACGCCAAATGCTTTAGAGATAGCAAATTACCTGGAAACACTCGGGGCGAATTGTGAAGAGCATTTTGCATACCAGGCGGCAAAAGATTGCTTTGAAATTGTTCTTAAAATCCGTCGTAAAAACCTCAGACGTGATGATCTCGACGTCGGAAGAACCTACCATTTCTTGGGTAATGCGCAGATAGGACTGCAAGAACACGAAGAGGCAAAAGAGAATCTTGATAGTGCACTTCGCATTCTTTTGAAAAAGCTTAGACCTGGGGATTTCGAAGTAGGAGTGGCGTACAGTGACCTAGGAGATGTGCATCAACACCTGTTTGATTTCGATCAGGCAAAGAAGTATTATAAACGCGCACTTCGCATTTTCCAGGAAGAGCAAAAATCTGGCTATGTGATCGGAGAAGCTTACATGAACCTGGGAGATGTATCTAAAAAACTCTGTAAGCTGGATAAGGCAAAAAAGTATTATGATCTTGCACTTCCCATTCTTCTGAAAAACCCAAGAGATGGATATACTGACATCGCACAAACGTACCACAATCTGGGAGAAGTACACAAAGATCTGGGTGAAGTACACAGAAGTCTGGATAAGCTGGATGAGGCAAAAAATTGTTACGACCGTGCACTGCACATTCTTCGGAAAGAGTCCGGAACAAAACATTGTTTGTTCAAAATGATCTGGAAAAGCTTGGTTGAGATAGAGCAATTGCAAAAAAACTATTCGCGATCCTCGGGTGGTTTTGGAAAACGACCTACCGATTCAGGACATCCTGGATCAGTGCCAGCAAAACGATCGAAAAAGATGTAA